One Rhizobium acidisoli DNA window includes the following coding sequences:
- a CDS encoding tautomerase family protein: MPIVTVQVTREGTTPDRASVTSEEKAAIIAGVSQVMLDVLNKPLESTYVVIEEVDLDNWGWGGLPTVQYRKKKAEGKT, encoded by the coding sequence ATGCCCATCGTCACCGTACAAGTAACCCGTGAAGGCACGACCCCCGATCGCGCCTCGGTAACATCCGAGGAGAAAGCGGCAATCATCGCTGGCGTCAGCCAGGTCATGCTCGACGTCCTCAACAAGCCGCTGGAATCAACCTACGTGGTGATTGAGGAGGTCGACTTGGACAATTGGGGCTGGGGCGGCCTTCCAACCGTCCAATACCGAAAGAAGAAGGCTGAGGGCAAAACCTGA
- a CDS encoding ABC transporter ATP-binding protein, whose translation MTALLHLSHVTKVYRQGGMLGRRLITAVKDVSFEVGAEPEILSIVGESGSGKSTIAAMILGQTTPTEGRLEFSGKTVSIHSRSERKAFMKEVQPVLQNPFEAFNPLKRVDRYLFETARNLPGPGKRIDRKEAERMADAALVHVGLTLEEVKGRFPHELSGGQLQRVAIARALIPQPRLLVADEPVSMVDASLRMAIVNLFGRLKNELGLSIIYITHDLATAYYVSDNIIIMRKGEIVERGQARPVLDNPQHPYSRALKEAVLAADFAPAL comes from the coding sequence TTGACCGCTCTGCTTCACCTCTCGCATGTCACCAAAGTCTATCGCCAGGGCGGCATGCTCGGCCGGCGCCTGATCACCGCGGTCAAGGATGTCAGCTTCGAAGTTGGGGCGGAACCGGAGATCCTGTCGATCGTCGGCGAATCCGGCTCGGGCAAATCGACGATCGCAGCAATGATCCTCGGGCAGACGACACCGACGGAAGGGCGGCTGGAATTCTCAGGCAAAACCGTTTCCATCCACAGTCGATCCGAGCGCAAGGCCTTCATGAAAGAGGTCCAGCCGGTTCTGCAGAACCCGTTCGAAGCCTTCAATCCGCTAAAGCGGGTCGACCGCTATCTGTTCGAGACGGCCCGCAATCTGCCGGGCCCAGGAAAACGGATAGACCGGAAAGAGGCGGAGCGGATGGCCGATGCCGCCCTGGTCCATGTCGGCCTCACGCTTGAAGAGGTGAAAGGCCGTTTCCCCCACGAACTCTCCGGCGGCCAGCTTCAGCGCGTCGCCATTGCCCGCGCGCTGATCCCGCAACCCCGCCTGCTGGTCGCCGACGAACCGGTCTCGATGGTCGACGCGTCGCTCCGCATGGCGATCGTCAACCTCTTCGGCCGCCTGAAAAACGAACTCGGTCTGTCGATCATCTACATCACCCATGATCTCGCCACCGCCTATTACGTCAGCGACAACATCATCATCATGCGCAAGGGCGAAATCGTCGAGCGCGGCCAGGCTCGCCCCGTGCTGGATAATCCGCAGCATCCCTACTCCCGCGCGCTGAAGGAAGCGGTGCTGGCAGCCGATTTCGCCCCGGCATTGTAG
- a CDS encoding ArdC family protein — MSRQQTNQRSDIYSRITNKIIANLEQGVRPWTKPWTTGNATTEVSRPLRHNGQPYTGINVLLLWSEAIARGFASPRWMTFRQAIELGGAVRRGETGTTVVFASSFIRAETTETGAEIERDIPFLKTYTVFNTDQITGLNGLAQSTAPGQDWMSRIGAAGRFFANTGALIRHGGSAAYYAAARDYIQMPCLDAFRDDAAYVAVLSHEMTHWTAAPRRLDRDLSRYAKDRSERAREELIAELGSCFLCADLGIVPELEPRPDHASYLDGWLKVLGNDKRAIFSAAAHAQRAVDYLHDLQPVLDEDEAA, encoded by the coding sequence ATGAGCAGGCAGCAAACCAATCAACGATCAGACATCTACAGCCGCATCACCAACAAGATCATCGCCAATCTTGAGCAGGGTGTACGGCCCTGGACCAAACCGTGGACCACGGGTAACGCGACGACCGAGGTCAGCCGGCCCCTGCGCCACAATGGCCAACCCTACACCGGGATCAATGTTCTGCTCCTTTGGTCTGAAGCCATCGCCCGCGGCTTTGCATCACCAAGGTGGATGACGTTTCGCCAGGCAATCGAGCTCGGCGGCGCCGTCCGCAGGGGCGAAACCGGCACGACCGTCGTCTTTGCCAGCTCTTTCATCCGCGCCGAGACGACGGAGACAGGCGCCGAAATCGAACGCGATATCCCCTTTCTCAAAACCTACACCGTGTTCAACACTGATCAGATCACCGGCCTCAATGGCCTTGCTCAATCTACAGCCCCTGGCCAGGATTGGATGAGCCGCATCGGTGCTGCCGGCCGGTTCTTTGCCAATACGGGAGCACTGATCCGGCACGGAGGATCCGCGGCCTATTATGCTGCTGCCCGTGATTACATCCAGATGCCATGCCTCGATGCCTTTCGGGACGATGCCGCCTATGTCGCCGTCCTTAGTCACGAGATGACGCATTGGACCGCCGCACCCCGGAGGCTTGATCGGGATCTCAGCCGCTACGCGAAAGACAGGAGTGAACGCGCCCGCGAAGAACTCATTGCCGAACTCGGCAGCTGCTTTCTCTGCGCCGATCTTGGTATCGTTCCCGAGCTCGAACCACGCCCCGACCATGCAAGCTATCTCGATGGCTGGCTCAAGGTTCTCGGCAACGACAAGCGCGCGATCTTTTCAGCGGCAGCTCATGCCCAGCGCGCCGTCGACTACCTGCATGACTTGCAGCCGGTCCTCGACGAGGATGAGGCGGCGTGA
- a CDS encoding general stress protein, translating into MRTVTGLFDSYTDAESAVSQLRSLGIDHDEISVVSNNSDSRHKIDADDNDVAEDAGKGAGIGAVLGGTGGLLTGLGIMAIPGVGPVVAAGWLAATLAGAATGAVVGGAAGGLIGALTDAGVDERDAHVYAEGVRRGGTLVTARVPDTLFGAAEDILAKSPRVDVAARRNAYLEGGWKSFDPTLDPYTPAEVEQERRRYDRSTGI; encoded by the coding sequence ATGAGAACCGTAACAGGACTTTTCGACTCTTATACCGATGCCGAGAGTGCCGTCTCCCAGCTTCGGTCCCTCGGCATTGATCACGACGAGATCAGTGTCGTTTCCAACAACAGCGACAGCCGCCACAAAATCGATGCCGACGACAATGATGTCGCAGAAGATGCGGGTAAAGGCGCAGGAATCGGCGCCGTGCTCGGCGGCACCGGCGGCCTCCTCACCGGCCTTGGCATCATGGCCATTCCGGGCGTCGGCCCTGTGGTCGCCGCAGGCTGGCTGGCAGCGACTTTAGCGGGTGCTGCAACCGGTGCGGTTGTCGGGGGTGCTGCTGGCGGTCTGATCGGTGCCCTGACGGATGCCGGCGTCGATGAGAGAGACGCTCATGTTTACGCTGAAGGCGTTCGTCGCGGCGGCACTTTGGTGACGGCTCGCGTTCCCGACACGCTATTCGGTGCGGCGGAGGACATTCTGGCAAAGTCACCCCGTGTCGATGTTGCTGCTCGCCGCAACGCTTATTTAGAAGGCGGCTGGAAATCGTTCGATCCTACGCTTGATCCCTATACGCCGGCGGAGGTCGAGCAAGAACGTCGTCGTTATGACCGCAGCACCGGTATCTGA
- a CDS encoding ABC transporter ATP-binding protein: protein MDPLVEIENLKAYYRAFLFGVDREVRAVDDISLTIGRGEVYGVAGESSSGKTTLIKTIAGAIRPPLRVVSGNVKFHFAGGTQDIYAMKPEERMALRWRHLSYIMQGSMNVLNPVRRIRHSFTDFAFRHMAVSKQVFFEKVAAHLQRLKLDPHLLDAYPHELSGGMRQRMTIALATILTPEFIIADEPTTALDVIVQRDVLSMIREIQREMGSSFLFVTHDMGVHATVSDRIGIVYAGRLVEEAPTAKLFSKPLHPYTQHLVGSLPRIGDATTRPSLEGRPPNLAMPPEGCRFHPRCPKRMDICSQKVPPLVTVEPERRVACFAVTGDQV from the coding sequence ATGGACCCTTTGGTCGAAATCGAGAACCTGAAAGCCTATTACCGCGCCTTCCTTTTTGGCGTCGACCGCGAAGTGCGCGCCGTCGACGATATCAGCCTGACGATCGGCCGCGGCGAGGTTTATGGCGTTGCCGGTGAATCGAGCAGCGGCAAGACCACCCTGATCAAAACCATCGCCGGCGCCATCCGCCCGCCACTCCGGGTCGTATCGGGCAACGTCAAATTCCATTTCGCCGGCGGCACCCAGGATATTTACGCGATGAAGCCGGAGGAGCGCATGGCGTTGCGCTGGCGGCATCTCTCCTATATCATGCAGGGGTCGATGAATGTGCTCAATCCGGTGCGCCGGATCCGCCATTCCTTCACCGATTTCGCCTTCCGCCACATGGCTGTCAGCAAACAGGTTTTCTTCGAAAAGGTCGCCGCCCATCTACAGCGGCTGAAGCTCGATCCGCATCTGCTCGACGCCTATCCCCACGAACTGTCGGGCGGCATGCGCCAGCGCATGACCATTGCGCTCGCCACCATCCTGACGCCGGAATTCATCATCGCCGACGAGCCGACCACCGCGCTTGACGTCATCGTTCAACGCGACGTCCTGTCGATGATCCGCGAAATCCAGCGCGAGATGGGCTCGTCCTTTCTGTTCGTCACCCATGATATGGGGGTTCACGCGACAGTCTCCGACCGCATCGGCATCGTCTATGCCGGGCGTCTCGTCGAGGAGGCGCCGACCGCCAAACTCTTCAGCAAGCCGCTCCACCCCTATACCCAGCATCTCGTCGGCAGCCTGCCGCGCATCGGCGATGCGACGACGCGGCCTTCGCTGGAGGGGCGCCCGCCCAACCTTGCCATGCCGCCCGAAGGCTGCCGGTTTCATCCGCGCTGTCCGAAGCGGATGGACATCTGCTCGCAAAAGGTGCCGCCGCTCGTTACCGTCGAGCCGGAGCGCCGCGTCGCCTGTTTCGCAGTTACGGGAGATCAGGTTTGA
- a CDS encoding carboxy terminal-processing peptidase, producing MRIAYVFLGAFLAIVQSASAEVASPPVLAPLERQAEAAQLSAQFLSRYSYKPVPLDDALSARVMDGFIKSLDPDRMLFLQADIDKFMAERSEIDDAIERKDLKIPFAIFNAYEQRVVDRMTYARSLLKQDFDFSGQDNYSVLREKAPWPQSQAESDELWRKRVKSDWLRLKLGGKADAAIRETLDKRYENTLERAYKFKSDDVFQSFMDAYSNAIDPHTDYFGAAASADFDVSMKLSLFGIGAVLQERDDYTTIRELVPGGPAELSGKLAVGDRITGVGQGKSGPIKEVVGTRLDEVVQMIRGKKGSVVRLDILPADAGADATHRVVSLVRDKISLEKQAARKTVQTVKVGDAERKIGIITLPVFYEDFEAKGKGDKDYKSASRDVAKLLGELKDEKVDSVLMDLRNNGGGSLDEAIDLTGLFIGKGPVVQQRRSDGKTEVKSSDLAEPVWSGPMGVLINRGSASASEIFAAAIQDYGRGVIVGEGSFGKGTVQTVVDLDQMVHNSKPEYGELKVTIAQFFRVNGGTTQLRGVTPDISLPGLSDPTSFGETSYDNALPWAEIKPAKYAPEGNVTALLPALQSRHDARVKGDPDFQRLVKDIADLKAQREKGIVSLNEAERRKEAAAREKRFKDRAQASDGDNPAGDDGLEAGERSLTADIALENARKNAKDVLLDEAAAILADEVGLQDGVLNAATKPSGQADGK from the coding sequence ATGCGCATAGCTTACGTTTTTCTCGGTGCATTTCTTGCAATCGTACAGTCCGCCTCTGCTGAAGTCGCATCGCCGCCGGTTTTGGCGCCGCTGGAGCGACAGGCCGAAGCTGCTCAGTTGAGTGCGCAATTTCTCTCGCGCTATAGCTACAAGCCCGTCCCGCTCGACGATGCCCTGTCGGCGAGGGTCATGGATGGCTTCATCAAGTCGCTTGATCCAGACCGCATGCTGTTCCTGCAGGCCGATATCGACAAGTTCATGGCCGAGCGCAGCGAGATCGACGATGCGATCGAGCGGAAGGACCTGAAGATCCCGTTTGCGATCTTCAACGCCTATGAACAGCGCGTCGTCGACCGCATGACCTATGCGCGCAGCCTGCTGAAGCAGGATTTCGATTTCAGCGGGCAGGATAATTATTCGGTGCTGCGCGAGAAAGCCCCCTGGCCGCAGTCACAAGCCGAGAGCGATGAGCTGTGGCGCAAGCGCGTCAAGAGCGACTGGCTGCGGCTGAAGCTTGGCGGCAAAGCCGATGCGGCTATTCGCGAAACGCTCGACAAACGCTATGAAAACACGCTCGAGCGCGCTTACAAGTTCAAGAGCGACGACGTGTTCCAGTCGTTCATGGACGCCTATTCGAACGCGATTGATCCGCACACGGATTATTTTGGCGCGGCCGCTTCGGCCGATTTCGATGTATCGATGAAGCTTTCGCTGTTCGGCATCGGGGCGGTGCTGCAGGAGCGCGACGACTATACGACGATCCGTGAGCTGGTGCCCGGCGGGCCGGCTGAACTCTCAGGCAAGCTGGCGGTCGGCGACCGCATCACCGGCGTCGGCCAGGGCAAGAGTGGGCCGATCAAGGAAGTTGTGGGAACGCGGCTTGATGAAGTCGTGCAGATGATCCGCGGGAAAAAGGGCTCCGTCGTGCGCCTCGACATACTGCCGGCCGATGCGGGCGCCGATGCCACGCATCGCGTCGTCAGCCTGGTGCGCGATAAGATCAGCCTGGAAAAGCAGGCTGCCAGGAAGACCGTGCAGACCGTGAAAGTGGGTGATGCCGAGCGCAAGATTGGGATCATCACGCTGCCGGTCTTCTACGAGGATTTTGAAGCCAAGGGCAAAGGCGACAAGGATTATAAAAGCGCCAGCCGCGATGTCGCCAAGCTTCTCGGCGAGCTGAAGGATGAAAAGGTCGACAGCGTTCTCATGGACCTGCGGAACAATGGCGGCGGTTCCTTGGACGAGGCGATCGATTTGACCGGCCTCTTCATCGGCAAGGGCCCGGTGGTTCAGCAGCGCCGCAGCGACGGCAAAACCGAGGTCAAAAGCTCGGATCTGGCTGAGCCTGTCTGGTCAGGCCCGATGGGCGTGCTGATCAATCGGGGCTCGGCCTCGGCTTCGGAGATTTTTGCCGCCGCCATCCAGGATTACGGCCGCGGCGTGATTGTCGGCGAAGGCAGCTTCGGCAAGGGCACGGTCCAGACGGTCGTCGATCTCGACCAGATGGTTCACAACAGCAAACCCGAATATGGCGAGCTGAAAGTGACGATCGCCCAGTTCTTCCGGGTCAACGGCGGCACGACGCAGCTGCGCGGCGTCACCCCCGATATCAGCCTGCCGGGACTGTCCGACCCCACAAGCTTCGGCGAGACCAGCTATGACAATGCCCTGCCATGGGCGGAGATCAAGCCGGCGAAATACGCACCCGAAGGCAATGTCACGGCCTTGCTGCCGGCATTGCAAAGCCGCCATGATGCGCGGGTCAAGGGCGATCCGGATTTCCAGCGCCTGGTAAAGGACATTGCCGACCTGAAGGCGCAGCGCGAGAAAGGCATCGTCTCCCTGAACGAAGCGGAACGTCGCAAGGAAGCGGCGGCGCGCGAGAAGCGGTTCAAGGATCGGGCGCAGGCAAGCGATGGCGATAATCCCGCAGGCGATGACGGCCTGGAGGCGGGCGAGCGCAGCCTGACCGCCGATATCGCCCTCGAAAACGCCCGCAAGAACGCAAAAGACGTCCTGCTCGACGAGGCCGCCGCCATTCTTGCAGACGAGGTGGGATTGCAGGATGGTGTCCTGAATGCTGCCACGAAACCATCGGGACAGGCGGACGGGAAATAG
- a CDS encoding DsbA family protein — MELVLAADPMCSWCYGFGKQMALLLERRPELSVKIILGGLRAGATDVLDDAGKQFRLHHWGKVEEASGVPFNRKGLLARKGFVYDTEPVCRAVVTARIFRPEADLLSVFRAFQHAFYVDALDTTDGAVLAETGSRALAELGHPVSSEEFVAEWNKLSTIEEAATDFATVRAMGVSSFPTLFLKKGGTLGKVGAGYTHVDELEKHLAAMAA, encoded by the coding sequence ATGGAACTTGTACTAGCCGCCGATCCGATGTGCTCGTGGTGCTATGGATTCGGCAAACAGATGGCGCTGCTGCTTGAGCGGCGTCCGGAACTGTCCGTCAAGATCATCCTCGGTGGTTTGCGCGCGGGTGCGACCGACGTTCTCGATGACGCGGGAAAGCAGTTCAGACTGCACCACTGGGGCAAGGTCGAGGAAGCCAGCGGCGTACCGTTCAACCGAAAAGGTCTTCTGGCCAGAAAAGGCTTCGTCTACGATACTGAACCCGTGTGCCGTGCGGTGGTGACTGCCCGCATTTTTAGGCCGGAAGCCGATCTTCTGAGCGTCTTCCGAGCGTTCCAGCATGCCTTCTACGTAGATGCGCTCGACACGACGGACGGGGCAGTCCTGGCTGAGACCGGTTCTCGCGCGCTCGCCGAACTCGGTCATCCCGTCAGCTCGGAGGAATTCGTGGCGGAATGGAACAAGCTTAGCACTATCGAAGAAGCCGCAACGGACTTCGCGACGGTGCGAGCAATGGGCGTTTCAAGCTTCCCGACCTTGTTCTTGAAGAAGGGGGGAACTCTCGGCAAGGTCGGCGCTGGGTACACTCATGTCGACGAACTTGAGAAGCACCTCGCTGCAATGGCCGCTTAG
- a CDS encoding DUF1778 domain-containing protein encodes MATSHSNKSPDASVPLNICIKPATRNLIDRAAELFGKTRTDFMLEASARRAEEVLLDRTIFTVSPEIYAEYLARLDAPAQPNDLLKRTMSTNAPWDEA; translated from the coding sequence ATGGCCACCTCGCACTCGAACAAAAGTCCAGACGCAAGCGTGCCGTTGAATATATGTATCAAGCCTGCGACCCGCAACTTGATCGACCGCGCCGCCGAGTTGTTTGGCAAGACGCGCACGGATTTCATGCTGGAGGCTTCCGCGCGGCGGGCTGAGGAAGTGCTGCTCGACCGTACGATCTTCACGGTCAGCCCTGAAATCTACGCCGAATATCTTGCCCGCCTCGACGCGCCGGCGCAGCCGAATGATCTCCTGAAACGGACCATGTCGACCAATGCGCCGTGGGACGAGGCGTGA
- a CDS encoding type 1 glutamine amidotransferase domain-containing protein: protein MKILMVFTSHDTLGSTGRKTGFWLEEGAAPYYVFRDAGVDLTLVSPKGGQPPIDPKSDLPENQTPAMTRFKGDEAAQMVFASTKKLSEARSEDFDAVFYPGGHGPMWDLVDNSDSIKLIESFYNAGKPVAAVCHAPAVFHRVTYNGAPIVKGKRVTGFTNGEEEEVQLTKVVPFLVEDELKRLGGLYEKKANWESFAITDGMLITGQNPASSTAGAQALIKLLTSVKAGAVGP from the coding sequence ATGAAGATCCTTATGGTATTCACCTCGCACGACACCCTCGGAAGCACAGGGCGCAAAACTGGTTTTTGGCTGGAGGAGGGCGCCGCACCGTACTACGTCTTCCGAGATGCAGGCGTCGACTTGACACTCGTGTCCCCAAAAGGGGGTCAACCCCCGATCGATCCAAAGAGCGATCTGCCGGAAAATCAGACCCCCGCCATGACGCGGTTCAAGGGCGACGAGGCCGCGCAGATGGTTTTTGCGAGCACCAAAAAGCTGAGCGAAGCCCGTTCCGAAGATTTCGATGCCGTCTTTTATCCCGGCGGCCATGGTCCCATGTGGGATCTCGTGGACAATTCGGATTCCATCAAGCTGATCGAATCCTTTTACAACGCCGGCAAGCCGGTGGCGGCAGTCTGCCACGCGCCGGCCGTGTTTCACCGCGTCACCTATAACGGCGCTCCGATTGTCAAGGGAAAGCGGGTCACAGGCTTTACCAATGGCGAGGAGGAGGAAGTGCAACTGACGAAGGTTGTTCCTTTCCTCGTTGAGGACGAGCTCAAACGTCTCGGCGGTCTCTACGAGAAGAAGGCGAACTGGGAGAGCTTCGCTATCACGGACGGCATGTTGATCACTGGGCAGAACCCGGCATCTTCCACCGCAGGAGCTCAGGCCCTCATCAAGCTTCTCACCAGTGTGAAAGCCGGCGCCGTAGGCCCCTAG
- a CDS encoding SDR family NAD(P)-dependent oxidoreductase yields MSNQQKVAVITGASQGIGEGLVRAYRARNYRVVATSRSIKQGSDDGVHAVGGDISSSETAERVVREAVDRFGRIDTLVNNAGVFTAKPFVDFTQEDYDLNFGVNVSGFFHITQRAARQMLKQGSGHIVSITTSLVNQPVSSVPTALASLTKGGLNAVTKELAIEFAKTGVRVNAVSPGIIKTPMHAPETHEFLSALHPVGHMGEISDIVDAVIYLEGASFVTGEILHVDGGQNAGRW; encoded by the coding sequence ATGAGCAATCAGCAGAAGGTCGCCGTCATCACCGGTGCATCGCAGGGCATTGGTGAAGGTCTGGTCCGCGCCTACCGTGCGCGGAACTACCGTGTCGTCGCCACCTCGCGTTCAATAAAGCAAGGCTCCGACGATGGCGTACATGCCGTGGGGGGCGACATCTCTAGCTCCGAGACCGCAGAGCGCGTCGTTCGCGAAGCGGTTGACCGTTTCGGTCGTATCGACACGTTGGTGAACAATGCCGGCGTCTTCACAGCAAAGCCTTTTGTCGACTTCACTCAGGAAGATTACGACCTGAACTTCGGCGTGAACGTCTCGGGCTTCTTCCACATCACGCAGCGGGCTGCGAGGCAGATGCTCAAGCAGGGCTCTGGCCACATCGTCAGCATCACGACCAGCTTAGTAAACCAGCCGGTGTCAAGCGTCCCCACGGCCCTTGCTTCGCTCACGAAGGGCGGTCTTAACGCCGTTACGAAGGAACTGGCGATTGAGTTCGCCAAGACGGGCGTTCGGGTGAATGCCGTGTCTCCTGGCATCATCAAGACCCCGATGCATGCTCCAGAGACCCACGAGTTCCTCTCCGCGCTGCATCCCGTCGGCCACATGGGCGAGATCAGCGACATCGTCGACGCCGTGATCTACCTCGAAGGCGCAAGCTTCGTCACGGGCGAGATCCTTCATGTCGACGGTGGCCAGAACGCCGGCCGCTGGTAG
- a CDS encoding phospholipase D-like domain-containing protein has protein sequence MSELLQPSSNIWRAERADEFAIIIDADDYFAAARTAMASAQKSIFLVGWDFDASITLGRPGDYYEGPSHVGDFLLWLTKKNPDLEIRLLLWNPGFLSSWAKLSNLPYLLRWKLHRQITVLLDGNHPIGSSHHQKILVIDDSIAFCGGIDVTAGRWDTRKHLDDDPLRRRPNGTSYGPWHDVSSFCAGPAAEALGDLCRSRWRSAGGEQLAPVDFPHEPPFINGAISFGPVTLAISRTMPAYGDQAGVAEIERLYVDMIMSAERLIYAESQYFASRVIAQALAKRLEENDGPEVILINPVKADNWLGELAMDTARARLREALRPRDRQKRFRIYHPITTDGVPVYVHSKLMIVDDKALRVGSSNFNNRSMRFDNECDVAFEAGQTERLSSRLVDLRNILLAEHLGVDPDEVAQTIRRSKSVIAAIEELRHTPNGDRPGNRPTLVPYDTPAISDLEEWLADNEILDPEGPEAVMEPMERRGLFRGLLTTPLKRKSRLRSR, from the coding sequence ATGTCGGAACTGCTTCAACCATCCTCCAATATCTGGCGGGCGGAGCGGGCTGACGAGTTCGCGATAATAATTGACGCAGACGACTACTTCGCCGCCGCCCGGACGGCGATGGCGTCGGCCCAAAAGTCGATTTTCCTCGTGGGATGGGATTTCGATGCGTCTATTACCCTCGGCCGTCCAGGCGACTATTATGAAGGACCGAGCCATGTCGGAGATTTTCTTCTGTGGCTGACCAAGAAAAACCCGGACCTTGAGATTCGGCTTCTCCTCTGGAATCCCGGTTTCCTCTCAAGCTGGGCGAAACTGTCGAACCTTCCCTATCTCCTTCGATGGAAGCTCCATCGCCAAATAACTGTTCTTCTGGACGGCAATCATCCGATCGGCAGTTCGCACCACCAAAAGATCCTTGTGATTGACGATTCGATTGCTTTTTGTGGCGGCATCGACGTCACGGCAGGGCGCTGGGATACGCGTAAGCACCTGGATGACGATCCGCTTCGCAGGCGGCCCAATGGAACGTCTTATGGCCCTTGGCATGATGTCTCGAGTTTCTGCGCGGGGCCGGCCGCAGAAGCGCTTGGCGATCTCTGCCGTTCAAGATGGCGATCTGCGGGCGGTGAACAGCTGGCACCGGTCGATTTCCCACATGAGCCCCCGTTCATCAACGGCGCCATTTCGTTCGGACCCGTCACTCTCGCAATTTCTCGCACAATGCCTGCCTATGGAGATCAGGCAGGTGTTGCGGAGATCGAGCGGCTCTATGTAGATATGATAATGTCAGCCGAGCGGTTGATTTACGCGGAGAGTCAATATTTCGCCTCCCGGGTTATCGCTCAGGCTCTTGCCAAGCGTCTCGAGGAAAACGACGGTCCGGAAGTTATTCTCATCAACCCGGTTAAAGCAGACAACTGGCTGGGCGAGCTTGCAATGGACACAGCACGAGCGCGCCTGAGGGAAGCTCTGCGCCCGCGCGATCGCCAAAAGCGATTTCGAATTTATCATCCGATAACAACCGATGGTGTGCCGGTTTACGTCCATTCAAAGTTGATGATCGTAGATGATAAAGCGTTACGCGTCGGATCATCAAACTTCAACAACCGATCGATGCGGTTTGATAACGAATGTGACGTTGCCTTTGAGGCTGGGCAAACCGAGCGACTATCGAGCCGACTGGTCGACCTACGCAATATTCTCTTGGCGGAACACCTCGGCGTTGATCCGGATGAAGTGGCTCAGACGATTAGGCGCTCGAAGTCAGTTATTGCAGCCATCGAGGAATTAAGACATACGCCCAACGGGGATCGACCCGGAAACAGGCCAACCTTGGTCCCCTATGACACCCCGGCGATATCAGACCTGGAGGAATGGCTGGCGGATAACGAGATCCTCGACCCGGAAGGTCCTGAGGCGGTGATGGAGCCGATGGAACGGCGAGGGCTATTCCGGGGGCTCCTGACAACCCCGTTAAAAAGAAAGTCCAGATTGAGATCGCGTTAG